Genomic window (Allostreptomyces psammosilenae):
GGCCGGTGCCGGCCACCGCCCCCGACCCCGCCCCGCCCGCGCGGCGCCCCGGCCGGATCCGGCCGGCCGCCCGGGTGGCGGTGGTGCACGAGGGGCGGCTGCTGCTGGCCGCCTACCGCAGGGTGGACGGCTCCGAGTGGTACGCGCTGCCCGGCGGCGGCCAGGAGCCCGGCGAGACGATGGCCGAGGCCGCCCGCCGGGAGGCCCTGGAGGAGGCCGGCGTGGAGGTGGAGGTCGGGCCGCTGCTGTGGGTCCGCGAGTACCTGCCGGCGCGTCACCCCGACTACCACCAGGAGAACTGGCTGGACGACAGCCCCGGTGTGCAGCACCTCCAGCTGGTGTTCCTGGCGGCCCCGGTCGGCGCGGTGCCGGAGCGTCCGGTGCCGCGCTCGCCC
Coding sequences:
- a CDS encoding NUDIX domain-containing protein — protein: MDAVTPRHRAAPPAVDAPGERPVPATAPDPAPPARRPGRIRPAARVAVVHEGRLLLAAYRRVDGSEWYALPGGGQEPGETMAEAARREALEEAGVEVEVGPLLWVREYLPARHPDYHQENWLDDSPGVQHLQLVFLAAPVGAVPERPVPRSPDDEQLGAVWVTAAELAGLTLSPAALHRPLLDLLRHGTRPEDPYLGETL